In Verrucomicrobiota bacterium, the DNA window AATAGCAGTTCCGATGGGACTGAAACCTGGCTGCAGAGTAGAGAGGATATGGATTTTATTACTCAGGAAAACCTTGGTGGTGCGGGAGGCTTCAGCACTGGTTTCAAAATAGCGAACGAAGCTGACTATGACTGGGTTTGGGCGATGGATGACGATGTCATTCCTGAAAAAGACAGTTTAGAAAAACTCCTGGAAGCGGCAGAGATCGATTCCCATGCCAGGTACTATAGCAGTCGTGTAATCGACCTGGCAGGAAGGGAAAGTAATGTGCCGGTGATTTTTCCGCAGGGCTCATCAACCCAATATCCGCAATGGGGGAAGTATTTGGGACTCGGCCTGGTTCGGGTGAAGTACGCGACTTTTGTTTCCTTGTTGGTTAACAAGTCAGTTATTCGCGCTCACGGGTATCCGCATGCGTTTTTTTTCATCTGGGGCGACGATTATGAATACACGGCGCGTTTGGCAGGAGACGTCGGCGGGTGTTATGTCGGAAACAGCGTTGTAAAGCACCTCAGAGCAAATCCAAACAGACCTGAATTAGACAGTGAAACCAATCCTCTTCGAATTCGGTTGTTCTCGTACATGTTTAGAAATGATCTGCTTCTCAAAAGGCTCGAAGGTAAATCGTTTTTCCGGGTGTTTGCCTCATTCAGCAAATCATTGATTCTCTCCCTTCGCT includes these proteins:
- a CDS encoding glycosyltransferase family 2 protein, whose translation is MNNLEIHEEITGSVCAVVVTHNRLEILKQCVAAILNQTRKPDRIWVINNSSSDGTETWLQSREDMDFITQENLGGAGGFSTGFKIANEADYDWVWAMDDDVIPEKDSLEKLLEAAEIDSHARYYSSRVIDLAGRESNVPVIFPQGSSTQYPQWGKYLGLGLVRVKYATFVSLLVNKSVIRAHGYPHAFFFIWGDDYEYTARLAGDVGGCYVGNSVVKHLRANPNRPELDSETNPLRIRLFSYMFRNDLLLKRLEGKSFFRVFASFSKSLILSLRFLYQKQGLLKFRTTLKGLYQGISFPLDEDYFHKS